In one window of Methanoculleus chikugoensis DNA:
- a CDS encoding RNA-guided endonuclease InsQ/TnpB family protein produces the protein MHITAKIRIQVIPEQEDVLWHLSEKCRLVYNFALAERNRNYQENKDRPGKQYIGYVQQANALPKLKEKYPEYKWVYSKVLQTTLKSLDDDFRSFFALRQNGDKGANPPGFKGKDHFCTLRYNQSGFKIERDQIWFSHFYNTVPLIFALPAGSQFINVKQVDLFYDDIKSAYYVSIVHEVQPAQEYRDNGLYQAFDLGVTQHVGVNSHGKFIGFSVARPDKYWKTPIAELQARRDHCKKKSRKWQKLNRLKRKCERKQGNQIKDFQHKLSKKIVENTRANTILVGDLSVKQMPRSRQATPGLNRATQNTGHLSRFIRFLTYKATLAGKRVIKIDEQNTTKACCVCGALHDMPLWKRVIECECGNTMDRDRNSAVNIMVRFLSQNALRTGYRQFADNLRQTGLEIPVHSQEAPCVGGGSSRIWVVP, from the coding sequence GTGCACATCACCGCAAAGATCAGGATTCAGGTCATACCTGAGCAGGAGGACGTGCTCTGGCATCTCTCCGAGAAGTGCCGATTAGTCTACAATTTTGCGCTTGCCGAGCGGAACCGAAATTACCAGGAAAACAAAGACAGACCCGGCAAACAGTACATCGGATATGTGCAGCAGGCGAACGCCCTCCCCAAGTTGAAGGAAAAGTATCCCGAGTACAAGTGGGTCTACTCAAAAGTGCTTCAAACGACGTTGAAGTCCCTGGACGACGACTTTCGCTCATTCTTCGCCCTGCGACAGAATGGGGATAAGGGGGCAAATCCCCCAGGGTTCAAGGGAAAAGACCACTTCTGCACGCTACGCTACAACCAGAGCGGATTCAAGATCGAGAGGGACCAGATCTGGTTCTCCCACTTCTACAACACGGTGCCACTGATCTTCGCCCTACCCGCTGGTTCTCAGTTCATCAACGTCAAACAGGTTGATCTCTTCTACGACGACATCAAGAGCGCGTACTATGTATCGATCGTTCATGAGGTCCAGCCGGCGCAGGAGTACCGTGACAACGGGCTCTACCAGGCGTTTGACCTCGGGGTGACCCAGCACGTCGGGGTGAACAGTCACGGGAAGTTCATTGGGTTTTCTGTGGCTCGCCCGGACAAGTACTGGAAAACCCCGATCGCTGAGTTGCAGGCCCGGCGAGACCACTGTAAGAAGAAGAGTCGAAAGTGGCAGAAGCTGAACCGGCTCAAGCGGAAGTGTGAACGAAAACAGGGCAACCAGATCAAAGATTTCCAGCACAAATTGAGCAAGAAAATCGTTGAGAACACTCGCGCTAACACGATCCTCGTTGGGGATCTGAGCGTGAAGCAGATGCCCCGGTCCCGGCAGGCGACCCCGGGGCTCAACCGCGCCACCCAGAACACGGGACACCTGTCGCGGTTCATCAGATTTTTGACCTACAAGGCAACCCTTGCAGGTAAGAGAGTAATAAAAATCGATGAACAGAACACGACAAAAGCCTGTTGTGTCTGCGGGGCGCTTCACGACATGCCGCTCTGGAAGCGAGTTATAGAATGTGAGTGCGGGAACACCATGGATCGAGACCGGAACAGTGCGGTCAATATCATGGTACGGTTCCTATCACAGAATGCCCTGCGAACGGGCTACCGGCAGTTCGCCGATAATCTGCGACAAACAGGTCTGGAAATTCCAGTACACTCGCAGGAAGCCCCCTGCGTAGGCGGGGGTAGTTCGCGGATTTGGGTAGTACCATAG
- the feoB gene encoding ferrous iron transport protein B encodes MRFALIGNPSVGKSLIFNQLTGLGVEVSNYPGTTVELQRGNTCFQREIVELVDLPGVYSLEGNSDEEGLVRRFLEQQDVDAVIVVANATRLERNLYLLLQVAEYGLPMVVVLNMVDEAVKRGLEIDPGPIHDLLGVEVIQTAASQGKNIDRIIPAALAASSPSVVEIPYDHHIEAAIRSLGKMFGADRKGSVRALLGFGDNPELLEAARTISDEIESRHRMTVAQIIAANRHNFAHKIADLTVKEEAQLPQTDPDSILTRLIPGMPILIGILIGMLLFVFVTGSFLEKMIVEFFEVFAIQPFVALGLPPIVETLGTSILIALQAGLGIAFPYVLLFYIIISILEDSGYMTRAAFLADNAMHRVGMHGGAVIPLTLAFGCNVPAIMSIRLLRSRRERIIASFLVTMVPCSARTVIIAGIVASFVGIAAAFSVYAIVFVLIIATGLVLSRVTPGERFGMIMEMVPLRWPDPKLVMKKSWARLSEFLFIAMPLLLAGSVVLGLLEFFGVMTFFEGLVEPYTMALLGLPGYSATALIFGILRKEMAFETLAILAGTADLGAVLSSLQLYIFAVVTVLFVPCLATITVLLREVGSRITLAITAYTVALGLLIGGLIHYILS; translated from the coding sequence ATGAGGTTCGCGCTGATCGGCAACCCCAGCGTCGGCAAATCCCTCATCTTCAACCAGCTCACCGGCCTTGGGGTGGAGGTGAGCAACTATCCCGGAACCACCGTCGAGCTGCAGCGGGGCAACACCTGTTTCCAGCGCGAGATCGTCGAGCTCGTTGACCTGCCCGGGGTCTATTCGCTCGAGGGGAACTCGGACGAGGAAGGCCTGGTCCGCCGGTTCCTGGAGCAGCAGGACGTCGATGCGGTCATCGTGGTGGCGAACGCCACTCGTCTCGAGCGCAACCTCTACCTCCTCCTCCAGGTGGCGGAGTACGGCCTCCCGATGGTCGTCGTGCTGAACATGGTCGATGAAGCCGTAAAACGCGGACTTGAGATCGATCCCGGCCCGATTCACGACCTTCTCGGCGTCGAGGTGATCCAGACGGCGGCGTCGCAGGGGAAGAACATCGACCGGATCATCCCGGCGGCTCTCGCCGCCTCGAGCCCGTCGGTGGTCGAGATCCCCTACGACCACCACATCGAGGCGGCCATCCGGAGTCTCGGGAAGATGTTCGGTGCCGACCGGAAAGGGAGCGTCCGTGCGCTCCTCGGGTTCGGCGACAACCCGGAACTGCTCGAGGCGGCGCGGACGATCTCCGACGAGATCGAGTCCCGGCACCGGATGACGGTCGCCCAGATCATCGCGGCCAACCGGCACAACTTCGCCCACAAGATCGCCGACCTCACCGTGAAGGAGGAGGCGCAGCTCCCCCAGACCGACCCGGATAGCATTCTGACGCGGCTCATCCCCGGGATGCCGATCCTCATCGGTATCCTGATCGGGATGCTCCTCTTCGTCTTCGTCACGGGATCGTTCCTTGAGAAGATGATCGTGGAGTTCTTCGAGGTCTTTGCGATACAGCCCTTCGTTGCGCTCGGGCTGCCGCCGATCGTCGAGACGCTCGGAACATCGATCCTCATCGCGCTCCAGGCGGGCCTCGGGATAGCGTTCCCGTACGTCCTCCTCTTCTACATCATCATCTCCATCCTCGAGGACTCGGGTTACATGACCCGGGCGGCATTCCTCGCCGACAACGCGATGCACCGGGTCGGGATGCACGGCGGGGCGGTCATCCCCCTTACCCTGGCGTTCGGGTGCAACGTGCCGGCCATCATGAGCATCCGGCTCCTGCGCTCCCGGCGCGAGCGGATCATCGCCTCGTTCCTGGTCACGATGGTTCCCTGCTCGGCCCGGACGGTCATCATCGCCGGGATCGTGGCGAGTTTCGTCGGTATCGCGGCGGCGTTCAGCGTATACGCCATCGTCTTCGTCCTGATCATCGCGACGGGGCTCGTCCTCTCCCGGGTGACGCCCGGCGAGCGGTTCGGGATGATCATGGAGATGGTTCCGCTCCGCTGGCCCGACCCGAAACTGGTGATGAAGAAGTCCTGGGCGCGTCTCTCGGAGTTCCTCTTCATCGCGATGCCCCTGCTCCTCGCGGGAAGCGTCGTTCTCGGGCTGCTCGAGTTCTTCGGCGTCATGACGTTCTTCGAGGGGCTTGTGGAGCCGTACACCATGGCCCTCCTCGGCCTTCCCGGCTACTCGGCGACGGCGCTCATCTTCGGGATCCTCCGGAAAGAGATGGCGTTCGAGACCCTTGCCATCCTCGCGGGCACCGCCGACCTCGGGGCGGTGCTCTCGTCGCTGCAGCTCTACATATTCGCGGTCGTGACCGTCCTCTTCGTCCCCTGCCTCGCGACGATCACGGTGCTGCTGCGCGAAGTCGGGTCCCGGATCACGCTCGCGATCACAGCCTACACGGTCGCCCTCGGGCTCCTGATAGGAGGCCTTATCCACTATATCCTGTCATAA
- a CDS encoding helix-hairpin-helix domain-containing protein has translation MGTPEGQVTNRDVAERLALMARLLGIAGEDRYRIAAYERAARQIDRLSLPVAGLDGEELTRIPGIGERIAGQIREIAATGTFGELKDLQAAIPGSVVELLGVAGVGPKTLHVLYGELGIRTLDDLEQAVKGHRLRALSGFGAKKEEAIRRGIEQFRKRSNRMTRPQADAVLAALPDGRYMVAGSYRRGSSTVGRLAIVVAGNGSAAGDRIPTDAVVDVRFAEPGRCGTALLCATGSAGFLERLGQVAARQGYRLTPDGLVETANGRLQEFASEEEVFSFLGMETVPPELREDRGEIELALRHALPDLVDLSDVRGDLHAHTTWSDGRQSLEDVAEAGERRGYEYIVITDHSSRVRPEALLKQQAEIERVNRRHDCRLLAGSEVDIKSDGSLGYENRVLADLDLVIASVHSGFSQDQDVLTRRILTAMENEHVDIVGHPTGRLLGRRPPYAVDLERVIAHAAATGTALEINASPHRLDLEDIYIRQAKKEGVKLAAGTDAHRNGEFANMRYGILLARRGWCTPDDVLNTLSLSALLEWTS, from the coding sequence ATGGGAACCCCGGAGGGGCAGGTCACGAACAGGGATGTCGCCGAACGGCTCGCGTTGATGGCCCGCCTCCTCGGGATCGCGGGGGAGGACCGGTACCGGATCGCTGCCTACGAACGGGCGGCGCGGCAGATCGACCGCCTCTCCCTCCCGGTCGCCGGGCTCGACGGGGAGGAGCTCACCCGTATCCCGGGGATCGGAGAGAGGATTGCCGGGCAGATCCGCGAGATCGCCGCCACCGGAACGTTCGGGGAACTGAAAGATCTCCAGGCGGCCATACCCGGATCGGTCGTCGAACTGCTCGGCGTTGCCGGGGTGGGGCCGAAGACGCTCCACGTTCTCTACGGGGAACTCGGCATCCGGACACTGGACGACCTGGAGCAGGCGGTGAAGGGGCATCGCCTCAGGGCGCTCTCCGGGTTCGGGGCAAAGAAGGAGGAGGCGATCAGGCGGGGCATCGAGCAGTTCCGGAAGAGGTCGAACCGGATGACCCGCCCGCAGGCCGACGCGGTGCTCGCGGCCCTGCCGGACGGCCGGTACATGGTTGCGGGGAGTTACCGGCGGGGATCGAGCACCGTGGGCAGGCTTGCGATCGTCGTTGCCGGGAATGGAAGCGCCGCTGGAGACCGCATACCCACCGACGCCGTGGTGGACGTCCGGTTCGCCGAGCCCGGCCGGTGCGGCACCGCGCTCCTCTGCGCCACCGGCTCGGCCGGGTTCCTGGAGAGGCTCGGGCAGGTGGCGGCGCGACAGGGCTACCGGCTCACGCCCGACGGTCTTGTGGAGACCGCAAACGGGCGATTACAGGAGTTCGCAAGCGAGGAGGAGGTCTTTTCGTTCCTCGGGATGGAGACGGTTCCGCCGGAGCTGCGCGAGGACCGGGGCGAGATCGAACTCGCTCTCCGGCACGCCCTCCCCGACCTCGTCGATCTCTCAGACGTGCGGGGCGATCTCCACGCCCACACCACGTGGAGCGACGGCCGCCAGTCGCTCGAAGACGTAGCGGAGGCGGGGGAGAGAAGGGGCTACGAGTACATCGTGATCACCGACCACTCGTCAAGGGTGCGGCCCGAGGCCCTTCTAAAACAGCAGGCCGAGATCGAGCGCGTCAACCGGCGGCACGACTGCCGGCTCCTTGCCGGGAGCGAGGTGGACATCAAAAGCGACGGCAGCCTCGGGTACGAGAACAGGGTTCTTGCCGACCTCGACCTGGTGATCGCCTCGGTGCACTCGGGGTTCTCCCAGGACCAGGACGTCCTGACCCGGCGCATCCTCACCGCGATGGAGAACGAGCACGTCGATATCGTCGGTCACCCCACCGGCCGCCTGCTCGGCCGGAGACCGCCGTATGCCGTCGACCTCGAGCGCGTTATCGCACACGCGGCGGCGACGGGGACGGCTCTCGAGATCAATGCATCGCCCCACCGGCTCGATCTTGAGGATATTTATATCCGGCAGGCCAAGAAGGAAGGAGTGAAACTGGCTGCAGGGACGGATGCCCATAGGAACGGCGAATTTGCAAACATGCGTTACGGTATTCTACTGGCACGCCGGGGCTGGTGCACCCCGGACGACGTCCTGAACACCCTTTCTCTATCCGCGCTGCTGGAGTGGACGTCATGA
- a CDS encoding DtxR family transcriptional regulator, with translation MLPSTFEDYLEAILTITESGGRAATLDEIAAALDTGKETAGTTVASLVEEGYLERADGDAVRLTGKGSSVASQVARKHRVLQCFLTEMLGVDEDAASREACTLEHGISDETIDRLSSYMDGAQSPPGRMGRCRGRDCTLLDCKEGDTVRVAMMRGPRRHRRLLDLGIFPGEIVQIRRKLPNDSVVVRVKGCDIAISPEIARSIVVESCP, from the coding sequence ATGCTTCCTTCCACGTTTGAGGATTATCTCGAAGCAATCCTCACGATCACGGAGAGCGGCGGCCGGGCGGCGACGCTGGACGAGATAGCGGCGGCTCTCGATACCGGGAAGGAGACCGCCGGGACGACCGTCGCCTCTCTGGTCGAGGAAGGATACCTGGAGCGGGCGGACGGCGACGCCGTCAGGCTTACCGGGAAGGGTTCGTCGGTGGCGTCACAGGTGGCGCGGAAACACCGCGTTCTCCAGTGTTTCCTGACGGAGATGCTCGGCGTCGATGAGGATGCCGCGAGCAGGGAGGCCTGCACCCTCGAGCACGGGATATCCGACGAGACGATCGACCGGCTCTCCTCCTACATGGACGGCGCCCAGTCTCCGCCGGGACGTATGGGGCGCTGCCGGGGGCGGGACTGCACGCTGCTCGATTGCAAGGAAGGCGATACTGTCCGGGTGGCGATGATGCGCGGCCCCCGGCGGCACCGGAGGCTGCTCGATCTCGGCATATTCCCCGGCGAGATCGTGCAGATCCGGCGCAAACTCCCGAATGATTCCGTCGTCGTCAGGGTGAAAGGCTGCGATATCGCCATCAGCCCCGAGATCGCGCGATCGATCGTCGTGGAGTCGTGTCCATGA